Genomic DNA from Deltaproteobacteria bacterium:
GAAACTCTGCTCGATGGCGTGCGCTTCCTCGACGGTGATTTCTCGGCGATCCAGCAGCCGTTCGCGATACAGCCACGTGATATGGGGATGGCCTTTGATGGCGCGATACATGCGGGGTTGGGTAAAGCTGGGCTCGTCGCCTTCGTTGTGTCCATAGCGGCGATAGCAAAATATATCGATCACCACATCGTGCTTAAACGTCTGGCGATACTCGACCGCCAGTCTTGTGACCCGAGCGACGGCTTCGGGGTCTTCGCCGTTCACATGAAAGATCGGAGCTTGAATGGCTTTGGCGATGTCCGAGGCGTAGGGTCCGGAGTGGGCATCTTCCGGTTCGGTCGTGAAACCGATCTGATTATTGACAATGACGTGGATCGTCCCGCCGGTAGTGTACCCTCGTAACCCGGTCAGGTTCAGGGTTTCGGCGACGACTCCTTGTCCGGCAAAAGCGGCGTTGCCATGAATGAGCAACGGCACGATGCGCGACCGTTCGACATCGTCCTCGCGTTCTTGCTTGGCGCGCACCCGTCCTTCCACCACCGGGTTCACGGCTTCCAGATGACTCGGATTGGCGGTGAGCGACACATGGACCAGTTTTCCGGTACTGGTGCGATAGTCGGAAGAAAAGCCCAAATGGTACTTCACGTCTCCCGAGCCCATCATAAAACTCGGGTCAACATTGCCTTCGAACTCCGAGAAGATCGCCTCGAACGATTTTCCCAGGGTATTCGCCAGCACGTTCAGCCGCCCACGGTGCGGCATGCCAAGGACGATTTCTTCGACGCCGAGTTCAGCACACCGTTCGATCATGATGTCGAGCAAGGGAATGAGGACTTCGGCACCTTCCAGCGAGAAGCGCTTATGGCCGACGAATTTGGTGTGCAGAAAGACTTCGAACGTCTCCGCTGCATAGAGCCGGGAAAGTATGGTCCGCTTGGTATCGAGGGAGAGTTCTTGATGGTGGCGCTTATCTTCCATGCGTTCGACGATCCAGCGCCGTTCGTCGGGGTCCTGCATGTGGCGAAATTCGACGCCGATGCTACCGCAATAGGTCTCCCGTAGCGTCGAGAGAATGCCTTTGAGCGTCAGCGCCGGCATGCCGAAGAGACGCGCCAAGGGAAATTCTTTGCCGAGATCCTCGTTGGTAAATCCGTAGTAGGCGGGATCGAGTTCAGGGTGGCTCCGTCGCGGAGCGATACCCAGTGGGTCGAGGTGAGCATCGAAATGCCCGCGCACCCGATAGGCGTTAATGAGCTGTAAGACTCGCGCTTGCTGCTCGATATCCGCCGTTGCCGTCGAAACGGCAGAGACACCGTTCGATCGCTGTAGTGGAAGAGCCTTCGCTGGGGGAGCCAGTTGCGCAAAATACTCTTGCCACTCTGCGCCCACCGAGGCAGGGTCCGACTGGTACTGTCGATAGAGGGCTTCGACAAATTGGGCGTTATCGCTAATCAGCAGGGAAACTCCTGCGGTCACGTCGTCTTCTCCATACGATTGCATGGCGGTGCTCGCCTGTGCATCGTTCTGATGAGTTTGCACTGTCGTCATGTTTCCTTGTTGTCGTATTCGTCCCCTATTTCGTCCGCGTGCCCCATCTAGTCTTTTGTCCACGGACCTATGAGGAGTTGTCATTCCGAGCCGCAATGGAATGGAGGCGAGGAATCTCGTGTCGGTCCTGCCAGCTTGAGATTCCTCGTCGCGGAGTTTACCCTGAACGCAGCGAAGGGCCTTGCGGAATGACACCCCTCAGCATTCCCCGGACAGACGACTAGCCTTCTATTTCTACAACCATTTCGATTTCTACGGCAATCCCGAACGGCAACTGTTGCATCCCCACCGCCGAACGCGCATGTTTGCCGCGCTCTCCATACAAAGCGACGAGCAGATCCGAAGCGCCGTTGATGACCCGCGGCTGGTCGGGGAAATCTTCCGTGCAGTTCACGAAACCCAGCAGTTTAACGATCCGTCGCACCTTGTCGAGATCGCCGATCATCCCTTTGATGGATTGCAGGATATTGAGCGTGACTTGTTTCGCCGCCTCATAGCCTTGTTCCACAGTCATGTCCTGGCCGAGCTTGCCGCGAATGTATTGGTGCTTGCCATCGACAAACAGTGCCGGGCCGTGGCCGGAAACGAACAATAAATTGCCGGACTGCACTGCTGGCACATAGTTCGCCACCGGTGCCGGCGACGGTGGGAGCACTAACCCCATATCCGCGAGTTTCTTTTCGACTTCCATAACGCCTCCCTCTTATTCTGGCATGGTGACGAGTTTGTCCGGGTCACCGGGGACCGCACCGCTCTGGATTTTCTTCGGCATTTGCGGATCGGCGTTTTCCCAGACCAGCAGCATGGAGCGCTCGGGCGCGAACCCTTGATGCTGAATATCCGACGGCATGGCGCAGACATCGCCGGGGCGCATGCGGATGTACGCCAGCAGCTCTCCAGTGTTTTGATCGCAGACTTCCCAGTCGATTTGCCCGTTCAGTTGCATGAACCACTCAACGCGGTCGTTCCCGTGTTTCACCGGCAGCCGATGCTCCTCGGTAGTCGGGCAGAACAAGCTATGCTCCAGCACGGAGACGATGGAAGGGTTCCAGGTCACATCCGAGCGGGACAGGTATTCGTACAGATTCATCAGGCCGAATTTTTGCTCGTGCCCGGCTTTGATGTGCATCTCGCCTTGCTGGAACTCCATCCCTTTGAAGGCGTCGTTGACGGGATAATCCGGCTCTTGTCGGTCCTCTTGCTTCGCCATGCGCGTGGTCACGACGCGCTTGCGATGAATCGCCGCGAGATTGCCGGCGCGTTTCGGACCCACCGCTGACCCCGTCTCCCGTGGCGCAGCGAAAGGATCGAAATCCGCAGGCACCCAGTCTTCGAGCATTTGTGTAAAAGCTTGCTCGACCTCGCCGCGTTTGAGTTCTTCGGCATGCCAAAACCCGCCTTGGCGCAAGGCTTTGTGGTATTTCCCACCGAACACTTCCACTGTGCCATAGTGATTGATGGTGCCGAACACGTCGTCGAACTTCACCATGCCGTAGAAAAACCCCCAGGCGAGGTCGCGCTGCAACGGACGCAGGAACGCATCGATATCGATCTTATGTTCCATGGGTTTGCCTGCCGCCGTAGGAAAATGCACATGGGCAAAATAATCGTCGCGTGTGAAGCGAAACTGGCCGAGTTGGAATTCTTGATAGCCGTTCATGATCTAGCTCCTTCATGAATAACGAGCAACGAGTCTGGAACCTCTATTTCCACCCATCGCAAATGTCGTCCCACGCCAGCACGGTGTCGGCGCTGTGTTTGGTCTGCTGGAGGAGGAGCGAACGTTGCCTGGCGCTGAAACGATAGGCCATGCCCTTCGGCAAGAGACCCAGATTGCCCTCGCGCACGAGAATGTATCCCATCTCCTCGCCTGCGACTTCCGGGTGCCCGCCGGCCGGCAGTTCAACCCGTGGCGCAATGAAGTCAATGCGTACTTCGCCCTCCAAACAGAGCACGAACTCGTCGTGTAGCTGTAACCGCCACTGCGGCATGACCCCTTCGGCGACGATACACTCGATGACATAGGGTCCGTTTTTGGCGACGGCAATCTTCTCGTAGGGCTGGGCGCGCGCGCCGATCTCGTAGACGTTCGAGTAGACATAGCGCTTGATATGCTCTCTGGGGTCGACGATATCGACGCCACCTTTTTCGTACTGCGTCATTGAGGCCGACAATGGACGATCTTTGCTTGGCTGCATGACGTTTCCTTACTTGGCTTTCTCCGGGCTTGGCGATGGTGGAGGAGTGGAATCTTGCGTGGCTTCCGTTCCTCTGCGCATCAGTTCTTTCACGATCGTCGGCAATGGGCTGTTTTCATAGCGCTTCGAGAGTTCGGGGAACACCGTGGTGAGCAAAACGACGAGCAGAACGAGCACGAAGAGGAACCGGACGATCTTGCTCACGGCGACCAGCAGCGCCGTGCCCGCCCCAAGAAGAATAAGCTGCGTTTTCGAGAGCGCTAACAGCCATTCCCATGTTTGCTGTATAGTGTCCATGCTCATGGCACCGTTGTACAACTTTTTTATGAGGTCATCAGCACTCCCCCAAAGATCTGAGGGTGGTGCATCCGCACGAGATAGAAAATCGCTAGCGCTAACAACACGATGGACCAGCGCAGCTCGCCGAGCTCGAGTCGCTGCTTGCCACTCAGTATAGCGCCGAAGGGCACGAACGAAGTGGCCTGCTTAAACTCAGCGTACCCCGGGATATCGACGACCTTGCGCGAGTCTTGGTGTTCGGCACCGATCCACGCGAAAACGGCAAACCCGCCAAAAAAGACCAGGTCGGTCAGATAGCCGTTCATCAGACCGTGGGCAATGCCGAAGAGGAAGATGGCGGCAAAGGTCGGATGACGGGTGATCCGCGTGATCCCACGGGCCTCGGGCGTGCCGCTGACCATCATGGCGCTGGGCGGTCTGGACACCAAACCGCAGACGAGCAAGACGAAGGCCAGCGCCATAAACACGAGGTTAAAATCCTTGGCGATGAGAAAAGGGCCGAGCGTCGTCCAGAGCTGCGCCCCGACGTGTTTATGATGGGCGTAGGAGTTGACCAGCGGGAGAAAGGTCAGGATCGCGACCAGGGAATACATGCCAAGAAAAGCGCGGTTGCCTAGTTTCTCGACCAAATTGGGCCGCACGGACGCAGAAGAAAGGATGAGGTGCGTGCCAGCGAACAGACTCCACCATAACAGGATGACGAATGCTTCCCACATACGATTCCTCCTTTCTCTCGCAGTTCGTGCGTGGTCTCGTGTTACCTGGCGACGTATCCGCCGTCAATCACGAACGGTGCGCCGGTGGCGAAGGACGATTCGTCACTCGCCAAGAACAACGCGGCATTGGCAATGTCTTCCGGCTTGCCGAGGCGGCCGATGGGCTCGGCTTTGATCACACGTTCTTTCGGGCGACCACCTACGACACGGTCCACCATCGGCGTGTCGATAATGCCTGGACAGATGCAGTTCACGCGGATGTTTTTGTCTGCATACTCCAGCGCTACCATGCGGGTCATGTTAATCACGCCAGCTTTCGCCGCCGCATACGCGCCACTGCCAGGAAACCCCACCAATCCGGCGACCGATGCTGTGCTGATAATCACTCCACCGCCTTGTTCGATCATTTTGGGAATGACGTATTTCATCCCCAGGTAGACCGACGTGAGATCGATGGCAATCACCCGATCCCAATCGTCTTCCTTGTAATTGGCGATCTTTGTGGACGGACCTTCAATCCCCGCGTTATTGAACAAGACATCGACGCGCCCATAGGTTTTTGCCGCCGTGGCGATCATGTTTTGCACGTCTGCGGATTTCGAGACATCGGCCTGCACGAAGGCCGCTTCTCCGCCAGTGGCCTTGATCTGCCGTACCGTCTCGTGACCGCCCTCGGCCACGTAGTCCGCCACGACGACCGTCGCTCCTTCGCGGGCGAATAAGAGACAAGTGGCGCGGCCAATACCCGAGCCACCACCGGTGATGAGTGCAACCTTACCTTTTAATCTGTCCATTGCTTTCTCCTCATATGTCTAAATCAAACTACAGAACATTTGTACACGTTACAATGAAACCATCCAGCATTGTCATTCTGAGCGTAGCGAAGAATCTGCCGATTGAGACCCTTCACTTCGTTCAGGGTGACACACGAGTGTGCCAATCTCATGTGGTTCGATTGCGTGGAAGTTCCGTTACGATACGAATTTCTTTCGCGCTGCCGCTTGCAATTCCTCGCGAAACTTTGGATGCGCGATGGTGATGAGCGCCTCGGCCCGGGCCTGTTCGCTTTTCCCGGCCAAACTAGCGATGCCGTATTCTGTGACGATGTAGTCGACATAGGTACGCGGCAAAGACACGACTTGGCCTTCGGGAAACATGGGGACGATCCGCGACACCGTCCCAGCACGCGCGGTCGAGGGCAACACCGTAATCGACCTGCCTCCCGGAGACAGATACGCGCCGAGGACGAAATCCAGTTGTCCGGCCACGCCGGTGTACATCTGCGGACCGAAGGCTTCGGCAGTCACTTGGCCGGTGAAATCGACCGACAACGCGTTGTTGATCGCTACTTGGTTATGGCTGCCAGCGATTACGGCGGGGCTGTTGGTATACCAGGCATTGCGCAGCTCGACGGCGGGGTTGCCATCGACAAACACGTAGTCTTCGGGTTCCAGAAACATCCCAGTCGAGACCATCTTTCCGGTATCGATCGTCTTTTTCTTGCCAGTGATGACGCCGCGCCGATAGAGATCAAGCATCCCTGAAGTAATAATCTCGGAGTGAACCCCCAAGTCGTTCTTCTCGCGCAGATACAACCCGGCCGCCATGGACACCGAGCCCAGACCGATCTGAATAGTGTCGCCATCGCGCACCAGGGACGCTACCAAAGCGCCGATCTTCTCCGCCGCCTCTTGTTCGTCAGGCGAGACGCTGAGCGTCAAACCAAACGGCCGGGTGGGTTCCGGCTGTTCCACCAAATAATCGAGCTGGGACACGTGCACGTAGTTGTCGCCACCGGTGCGGATCAGGAGCGGGTTGACCTCGGCAATCACCAGCTTGGAGCGCTCCACCCACGCCCGTGAGTACCACAGCTGATCGCCGAAGCTACAAAAACCTTGGGCATTGGGCGTGGAGACCATCAACAGACAGACCTCGGCGTCTATCATCGGGTGCGAACGACCGGACTCAAGCCCTTTCGTCGGCGAATACACCGTCCCGATGCCGTATTCGAGGCGTTTCTCTTGGTAGAGCGGGCGGGAGTAGCCGGAGAGATAGCTCGCGTGAATCTTGAAAGCCGCGCCACGCTCTTTCTCGAACCACGGATAAGGTTTCATGGTGTTGCTGGCCATGATTTCCACGTCGCGCAGTTCTTGCCAGCGGTCGCAGAGCGCGTGGATGAGATATTGCGGCTCCACCGTGGCGAGCGACGTCACTACTCTCTGGCCGGACTGAATCATGGCTGCCGCTCGCTGGGCGGTGATCAGCTTCTCGCGATAGTGCTCGCGCCAATCCATCGTTTCACTCCAATGCTATGTTGCTAGTGTTTCTTACGCGGCGGCCTGTATGCGGGCAAGCACTGCTTCAGCTTCACGCATAATGTCGCGCACGATCTGCGCCGCAGGTTTGATATCGTGGATCAAGCGACACGATTCCCCAGCATAGAGTGCGGTGCGCTCGATGTCACCGGTGAAGCCTTCCATGGGCGGAAACACGCCGTAACGCGGCGAGTCGACCGTGGTATCCGCCACGGACATGGTGCCGACCACGCTGCCTTCGCCCGGACGCTGCCCACTGGCGGGGCGACCTTGAGCCTCCCACTCTGCGATTTCTTTGTTGCGCAGCACGCGGTGCGCCGCGTCCGGCCAGCCGACGTCGAAGAGCATCGTGTATACGGTGTCCTCGGCGCGGCTCTGCACGACGCGTTCTTTGTACGCGCGAACGACTTTCGCCTCCTCGCTGCACAGGAAGCGCGTCCCCATTGAGACTGCCTGCGCGCCGAGACTGAGCGCAGCTACCACTCCTCTGCCATCGGCAATGCCGCCGGCAGCGATCACCGGAATCGGGGCAACCGCCTCGACCACAGCGGGAACAATGGTGGAGAGAGAGGTCGTGCTTTTTACGTGTCCACCGGCTTCCACACCCTGGGCAATGATACCATCGACTCCGGCCTCGGCAGCGGCTTGCGCCTCTTCTACCGAGCCGACTTGAATGAAGACTTTCGTGCCACGACGATGAGCTTCTTGCACATACGGCTTCGGGTCGCCCCAGAACAGCACCAAGACCGGCACCCGCTCGTCGAGACAGGTCTCGATTTGCCCTTCCTGCAGAAGGGGCAAAATAATGTTCACCCCGAAAGGCTTCTGTGTCAGGGAGCGGAGCTGCCTAATCTGCCGACGAATATAGTGCGCGGGCAATCCTCCCATACCCAATACGCCGCACCCGCCAGCATTGGACACGGCGGCGGCAAGTTCCGGACCGGCCATGCCAGCGCCCATACCCACGGAAAAAATCGGATACTCGATCCCTAGCTCACGACAGAGCGTAGTCTGTAACATAGAGCCTCCAAAGCAACGG
This window encodes:
- a CDS encoding 2-oxoglutarate dehydrogenase E1 component, producing MQSYGEDDVTAGVSLLISDNAQFVEALYRQYQSDPASVGAEWQEYFAQLAPPAKALPLQRSNGVSAVSTATADIEQQARVLQLINAYRVRGHFDAHLDPLGIAPRRSHPELDPAYYGFTNEDLGKEFPLARLFGMPALTLKGILSTLRETYCGSIGVEFRHMQDPDERRWIVERMEDKRHHQELSLDTKRTILSRLYAAETFEVFLHTKFVGHKRFSLEGAEVLIPLLDIMIERCAELGVEEIVLGMPHRGRLNVLANTLGKSFEAIFSEFEGNVDPSFMMGSGDVKYHLGFSSDYRTSTGKLVHVSLTANPSHLEAVNPVVEGRVRAKQEREDDVERSRIVPLLIHGNAAFAGQGVVAETLNLTGLRGYTTGGTIHVIVNNQIGFTTEPEDAHSGPYASDIAKAIQAPIFHVNGEDPEAVARVTRLAVEYRQTFKHDVVIDIFCYRRYGHNEGDEPSFTQPRMYRAIKGHPHITWLYRERLLDRREITVEEAHAIEQSFRQRLQTALNTVKSDPRTSPPEVFGGAWEGFTRSHDCQVDTRVKRELLEYMARRLSAAPEDFTVNPKVEKLLQARTEAILHDRPIDWGLAEILAYGSLLCEGVQVRLSGQDCERGTFSHRHAVLVDFDTGARYAPLSHMHEGQARFRVYNSSLSEYGVLGFEFGYSLDAPQTLTLWEAQFGDFANGAQIVIDQFLASAEAKWQRMSGLVLLLPHGYEGQGPEHSSARLERYLQLCAEDNLQVVSCTTPAQIFHLLRRQMKRNFRKPLVVMTPKSLLRHKLAVSSVTDLAEGRFQEVIDEATLDPQRVTRLLFCSGKVYYDLLAEREQRQLMDTAIVRLEQLYPFPRKALTEVLCRYPKARTVAWVQEEPRNMGAWGFMREYLSELLPLPLRYVGRRAQASPAVGAQKIHQQEQAALVEHALTMNAER
- a CDS encoding hydroxyquinol 1,2-dioxygenase; this translates as MQPSKDRPLSASMTQYEKGGVDIVDPREHIKRYVYSNVYEIGARAQPYEKIAVAKNGPYVIECIVAEGVMPQWRLQLHDEFVLCLEGEVRIDFIAPRVELPAGGHPEVAGEEMGYILVREGNLGLLPKGMAYRFSARQRSLLLQQTKHSADTVLAWDDICDGWK
- a CDS encoding RidA family protein, producing the protein MEVEKKLADMGLVLPPSPAPVANYVPAVQSGNLLFVSGHGPALFVDGKHQYIRGKLGQDMTVEQGYEAAKQVTLNILQSIKGMIGDLDKVRRIVKLLGFVNCTEDFPDQPRVINGASDLLVALYGERGKHARSAVGMQQLPFGIAVEIEMVVEIEG
- a CDS encoding nitronate monooxygenase encodes the protein MLQTTLCRELGIEYPIFSVGMGAGMAGPELAAAVSNAGGCGVLGMGGLPAHYIRRQIRQLRSLTQKPFGVNIILPLLQEGQIETCLDERVPVLVLFWGDPKPYVQEAHRRGTKVFIQVGSVEEAQAAAEAGVDGIIAQGVEAGGHVKSTTSLSTIVPAVVEAVAPIPVIAAGGIADGRGVVAALSLGAQAVSMGTRFLCSEEAKVVRAYKERVVQSRAEDTVYTMLFDVGWPDAAHRVLRNKEIAEWEAQGRPASGQRPGEGSVVGTMSVADTTVDSPRYGVFPPMEGFTGDIERTALYAGESCRLIHDIKPAAQIVRDIMREAEAVLARIQAAA
- a CDS encoding acetyl-CoA hydrolase/transferase family protein: MDWREHYREKLITAQRAAAMIQSGQRVVTSLATVEPQYLIHALCDRWQELRDVEIMASNTMKPYPWFEKERGAAFKIHASYLSGYSRPLYQEKRLEYGIGTVYSPTKGLESGRSHPMIDAEVCLLMVSTPNAQGFCSFGDQLWYSRAWVERSKLVIAEVNPLLIRTGGDNYVHVSQLDYLVEQPEPTRPFGLTLSVSPDEQEAAEKIGALVASLVRDGDTIQIGLGSVSMAAGLYLREKNDLGVHSEIITSGMLDLYRRGVITGKKKTIDTGKMVSTGMFLEPEDYVFVDGNPAVELRNAWYTNSPAVIAGSHNQVAINNALSVDFTGQVTAEAFGPQMYTGVAGQLDFVLGAYLSPGGRSITVLPSTARAGTVSRIVPMFPEGQVVSLPRTYVDYIVTEYGIASLAGKSEQARAEALITIAHPKFREELQAAARKKFVS
- a CDS encoding hydroxyquinol 1,2-dioxygenase — translated: MNGYQEFQLGQFRFTRDDYFAHVHFPTAAGKPMEHKIDIDAFLRPLQRDLAWGFFYGMVKFDDVFGTINHYGTVEVFGGKYHKALRQGGFWHAEELKRGEVEQAFTQMLEDWVPADFDPFAAPRETGSAVGPKRAGNLAAIHRKRVVTTRMAKQEDRQEPDYPVNDAFKGMEFQQGEMHIKAGHEQKFGLMNLYEYLSRSDVTWNPSIVSVLEHSLFCPTTEEHRLPVKHGNDRVEWFMQLNGQIDWEVCDQNTGELLAYIRMRPGDVCAMPSDIQHQGFAPERSMLLVWENADPQMPKKIQSGAVPGDPDKLVTMPE
- a CDS encoding SDR family oxidoreductase, encoding MDRLKGKVALITGGGSGIGRATCLLFAREGATVVVADYVAEGGHETVRQIKATGGEAAFVQADVSKSADVQNMIATAAKTYGRVDVLFNNAGIEGPSTKIANYKEDDWDRVIAIDLTSVYLGMKYVIPKMIEQGGGVIISTASVAGLVGFPGSGAYAAAKAGVINMTRMVALEYADKNIRVNCICPGIIDTPMVDRVVGGRPKERVIKAEPIGRLGKPEDIANAALFLASDESSFATGAPFVIDGGYVAR